Below is a genomic region from Bacillota bacterium.
ACAGGTTCCCGGTGGCTGTGACCTGGTCCACCCAGGCACGGTACTCCCCGCCGTCCAGCCCCGCCAGGGCCTCACGGGCCATCTCCATGTGCCTTTCCAGCACTCCCCGCACTCGCCGGGCGAAGGGAGAATCGCCGGCCTCCTCAAGGTATGGATGGAGGCGCCCTACTTGGCATAGGTAGATCTCCGGCCAGGTTCCTAGGTGAGAACGCGCCTTGCTACCCGTGGGCGCTTTGAAACCCTCTGAGGCCTTGTGAAACCTGGCAAGTTCCCTCACCATCATGGCCAGTTCCTTGGGGGAAGAGTAGCTGGGGGTCCTGCCTTTCACGGCCAGTGCCAGCGTGTAACAGGTGCTGTCCACAACTGAGTAGAGTTTCCCGTCATGGGCTTTGACCAGGGTGGCCAGCCTCACTCCTCCCTTTCTCAGGTGCTCTAGCGCCGCTATGAGGAACAAGAGACGCTCCTCACCCATGGGGAGCTTCTTCAGCACCATGAGACCCTCGCTTGCCTCTACCCACCATACGGCCTTCTTTGCCTTCTCGGTCTCCTCCCTCACGTTAAACGTGGTTACAGGGTAGTTTCTGAGAACGGCATCTATAGTGTCACGGCTCGTCACCAGACGGTGCCTCCTTCCTCACATGGGAGAGTATCAGTCCTATGCTATGCAACACATCTGGATGAGGTCCCATAACACCTCGTCCTTCGGCAGGCCCCTGCCGTACCGGATCAGGAGACCTGGAGCCTCGCTGCAGGATCAAGGGCTACAGAACCCCTGGGAACACCTCAGCATATTATGCATTGTCACTTGAAGCGAGCGAGGTGGAGTTCGTGGCTTTGCACTTGGTCACAGGGGTAGCAGGATTCATCGGCTCCCACTTGGCAGAAAGGCTGGTT
It encodes:
- a CDS encoding CotS family spore coat protein — encoded protein: MTSRDTIDAVLRNYPVTTFNVREETEKAKKAVWWVEASEGLMVLKKLPMGEERLLFLIAALEHLRKGGVRLATLVKAHDGKLYSVVDSTCYTLALAVKGRTPSYSSPKELAMMVRELARFHKASEGFKAPTGSKARSHLGTWPEIYLCQVGRLHPYLEEAGDSPFARRVRGVLERHMEMAREALAGLDGGEYRAWVDQVTATGNLCHQDFAAGNLVLTASGEICVLDTDSLTVDLPARDIRKILNKIMKKRGAWDLDLALELTRLYGEVNPLMPEHLKVLGLDLLFPHLFFGIATKHLEKREKEWSAHKFLKKLESIVALEDQKVALVRRLVEGDVR